The Mixophyes fleayi isolate aMixFle1 chromosome 1, aMixFle1.hap1, whole genome shotgun sequence genome includes a region encoding these proteins:
- the LOC142107471 gene encoding myb-related transcription factor, partner of profilin-like, which yields MARDRRGAEAEEREMELDGAEEGEEGLEESGQGRKTKSGRNVRFSHDENYVLVHNIIHCYEVILGNLAAHTPLRRRHQLWGQICEAVNAVGPLKRSVAHCQKRFSDIKRKLKEKMVEERRAARRTGGGPPLRVEYTSYEEELWQILPWEIVEGVNVQDTDAPSLGQAVESPVRDLTPSPRSTPPPSVSYSAPEEQAGPSLYRAP from the exons ATGGCTagagataggaggggggcagaggctgaggagagggagatggagctggatggggcagaggaaggtgaggaagggttagaggagtcaggacagggcaggaagaccaagtcaGGGAGGAATGTCCGTTTCTCTCATGATGAAAATtatgtgctggtgcacaatataaTTCACTGCTACGAGGTAAtattagggaacctggcagcccatactccgctaaggcggcgccaccaattgtgggggcaaatctgtgaggccgtgaacgcggtggggccACTAAAGCGCTCAGTGGCTCACTGCCAAAAAAGATTCTCTGACATTAAGAGGAAGCTTAAAGAAAAAATGGTAGAGGAAAGGAGGGCAGCAAGAAGAACGGGTGGTGGACCCCCACTTCGTGTCGAATACACCAGCTATGAAGAGGAGCTTTGGCAGATACTGCCCTGGGAGATTGTAGAGGGGGTTAATGTGCAGGATACAGATGCACCCTCGCTTGGCCAAgcagttg aatcgcctgtAAGAGACTTAACTCCCAGTccaaggtctacacctccaccttctgtgagttattctgcccctgaagagcaagcag GTCCATCTTTATATCGGGCACCTTAG